In Ictalurus punctatus breed USDA103 chromosome 3, Coco_2.0, whole genome shotgun sequence, the following are encoded in one genomic region:
- the bag5 gene encoding BAG family molecular chaperone regulator 5 isoform X1 — protein MCANVFGMLKSLFGKPFDGGKRTMDHGSQQQQQPQTQYMAGPFQAYMGPQGPYPGPHPTLVRLDELQREVVALGQQVFSFSGLQSDREYKRLERELARLQLEVDQVETEGRMELQQARKRAAGEVEGLLRYLEGNATHPSRIAIEELSQETQRLLLAGVVAPFRQGQAQDAAETGEDLVEAVQDVAMRLAQIKTGGSVPLRKARYRALTRVCAVQDVLEGRVRTHTLALPLSEETHEAVQRINHVMVQVSGARCQLVALLMGLSGRDSCAHLARVLTELLVELDALDVSSNTAVRNYRKQVVEEINGLLKHLDLEGEGDDTCRYDLTQNDSIREIEAIRGRVSVLRGEVMRQGIAGQGLELQSLLTHLDQVDTGRNPCIREARRRAVLEIQAVITYLDLREALGRRNPGPDESPPHTAVWRVLASLSELHFQVLGFDGKRADKSYMVLEELLTKQLLALDAVDPQGDQETKTARKQAVKYAQNILSYLDMKTDEWEY, from the exons CCTGTTTGGGAAGCCCTTTGATGGTGGGAAGAGGACAATGGACCATGGCAGCCAACAGCAACAGCAACCACAGACCCAGTACATGGCTGGGCCGTTCCAGGCATACATGGGCCCTCAGGGTCCATACCCTGGGCCCCACCCCACCCTGGTGCGCCTGGATGAGCTGCAAAGGGAAGTGGTGGCATTAGGACAGCAAGTGTTTTCCTTCAGCGGCCTGCAGAGTGACAGAGAGTACAAACGACTCGAGCGGGAGCTGGCACGACTCCAGCTGGAGGTGGATCAG GTGGAGACGGAGGGACGGATGGAGCTGCAGCAGGCTCGGAAGAGGGCAGCCGGGGAGGTGGAGGGGTTGTTGCGCTACCTGGAGGGTAATGCTACTCACCCATCTCGAATAGCTATAGAGGAGCTGAGCCAGGAGACACAGAGGCTCCTTCTAGCAGGGGTGGTGGCTCCATTTCGGCAAGGACAGGCTCAGGATGCAGCTGAGACTGGTGAGGACCTTGTGGAGGCTGTGCAGGATGTGGCAATGCGCCTGGCCCAGATCAAGACAGGAGGAAGTGTGCCGCTCAGGAAGGCCCGTTATCGCGCTCTTACCCGCGTCTGTGCTGTACAGGATGTGCTGGAGGGCCGCGTTCGCACGCACACACTTGCACTGCCTCTGTCTGAGGAGACCCATGAGGCCGTGCAGCGCATCAATCATGTGATGGTGCAG GTGAGTGGTGCCCGCTGCCAGCTGGTTGCACTGCTGATGGGGTTGAGTGGCCGGGATAGCTGTGCCCACCTAGCACGTGTCCTCACTGAGCTGTTAGTGGAGCTGGATGCACTGGACGTGTCCAGTAACACAGCCGTCAGGAACTACAGGAAGCAGGTGGTGGAAGAGATCAACGGTCTCCTTAAACACCTCGACCTGGAGGGGGAGGGAGATGACACTTGCAG GTATGACTTGACGCAAAATGACTCCATCCGTGAAATTGAGGCCATCCGAGGACGTGTGTCTGTGCTGCGGGGAGAGGTAATGAGACAGGGTATAGCAGGCCAGGGGTTGGAGCTTCAGAGTCTTCTAACTCATCTGGACCAAGTGGACACCGGACGGAACCCGTGCATTCGAGAGGCACGGCGAAGGGCTGTGCTGGAGATCCAGGCAGTCATCACCTATCTTGACCTCCGAGAAGCCCTCGGCCGCCGTAACCCAGGACCAGATGAATCCCCACCTCACACGGCTGTGTGGCGTGTCCTTGCCAGCCTCTCTGAGCTGCATTTCCAAGTGCTCGGCTTTGATGGAAAGAGAGCTGACAAGAGCTACATGGTGCTTGAGGAGTTGCTGACCAAGCAGCTTCTGGCTCTGGATGCCGTGGACCCTCAGGGGgaccaggaaacaaaaacagcacGTAAACAAGCGGTAAAATATGCCCAGAACATCCTCAGCTACCTGGACATGAAGACAGATGAGTGGGAATACTGA
- the bag5 gene encoding BAG family molecular chaperone regulator 5 isoform X2 — MAVRWLCSLFGKPFDGGKRTMDHGSQQQQQPQTQYMAGPFQAYMGPQGPYPGPHPTLVRLDELQREVVALGQQVFSFSGLQSDREYKRLERELARLQLEVDQVETEGRMELQQARKRAAGEVEGLLRYLEGNATHPSRIAIEELSQETQRLLLAGVVAPFRQGQAQDAAETGEDLVEAVQDVAMRLAQIKTGGSVPLRKARYRALTRVCAVQDVLEGRVRTHTLALPLSEETHEAVQRINHVMVQVSGARCQLVALLMGLSGRDSCAHLARVLTELLVELDALDVSSNTAVRNYRKQVVEEINGLLKHLDLEGEGDDTCRYDLTQNDSIREIEAIRGRVSVLRGEVMRQGIAGQGLELQSLLTHLDQVDTGRNPCIREARRRAVLEIQAVITYLDLREALGRRNPGPDESPPHTAVWRVLASLSELHFQVLGFDGKRADKSYMVLEELLTKQLLALDAVDPQGDQETKTARKQAVKYAQNILSYLDMKTDEWEY, encoded by the exons CCTGTTTGGGAAGCCCTTTGATGGTGGGAAGAGGACAATGGACCATGGCAGCCAACAGCAACAGCAACCACAGACCCAGTACATGGCTGGGCCGTTCCAGGCATACATGGGCCCTCAGGGTCCATACCCTGGGCCCCACCCCACCCTGGTGCGCCTGGATGAGCTGCAAAGGGAAGTGGTGGCATTAGGACAGCAAGTGTTTTCCTTCAGCGGCCTGCAGAGTGACAGAGAGTACAAACGACTCGAGCGGGAGCTGGCACGACTCCAGCTGGAGGTGGATCAG GTGGAGACGGAGGGACGGATGGAGCTGCAGCAGGCTCGGAAGAGGGCAGCCGGGGAGGTGGAGGGGTTGTTGCGCTACCTGGAGGGTAATGCTACTCACCCATCTCGAATAGCTATAGAGGAGCTGAGCCAGGAGACACAGAGGCTCCTTCTAGCAGGGGTGGTGGCTCCATTTCGGCAAGGACAGGCTCAGGATGCAGCTGAGACTGGTGAGGACCTTGTGGAGGCTGTGCAGGATGTGGCAATGCGCCTGGCCCAGATCAAGACAGGAGGAAGTGTGCCGCTCAGGAAGGCCCGTTATCGCGCTCTTACCCGCGTCTGTGCTGTACAGGATGTGCTGGAGGGCCGCGTTCGCACGCACACACTTGCACTGCCTCTGTCTGAGGAGACCCATGAGGCCGTGCAGCGCATCAATCATGTGATGGTGCAG GTGAGTGGTGCCCGCTGCCAGCTGGTTGCACTGCTGATGGGGTTGAGTGGCCGGGATAGCTGTGCCCACCTAGCACGTGTCCTCACTGAGCTGTTAGTGGAGCTGGATGCACTGGACGTGTCCAGTAACACAGCCGTCAGGAACTACAGGAAGCAGGTGGTGGAAGAGATCAACGGTCTCCTTAAACACCTCGACCTGGAGGGGGAGGGAGATGACACTTGCAG GTATGACTTGACGCAAAATGACTCCATCCGTGAAATTGAGGCCATCCGAGGACGTGTGTCTGTGCTGCGGGGAGAGGTAATGAGACAGGGTATAGCAGGCCAGGGGTTGGAGCTTCAGAGTCTTCTAACTCATCTGGACCAAGTGGACACCGGACGGAACCCGTGCATTCGAGAGGCACGGCGAAGGGCTGTGCTGGAGATCCAGGCAGTCATCACCTATCTTGACCTCCGAGAAGCCCTCGGCCGCCGTAACCCAGGACCAGATGAATCCCCACCTCACACGGCTGTGTGGCGTGTCCTTGCCAGCCTCTCTGAGCTGCATTTCCAAGTGCTCGGCTTTGATGGAAAGAGAGCTGACAAGAGCTACATGGTGCTTGAGGAGTTGCTGACCAAGCAGCTTCTGGCTCTGGATGCCGTGGACCCTCAGGGGgaccaggaaacaaaaacagcacGTAAACAAGCGGTAAAATATGCCCAGAACATCCTCAGCTACCTGGACATGAAGACAGATGAGTGGGAATACTGA
- the bag5 gene encoding BAG family molecular chaperone regulator 5 isoform X3 — protein MDHGSQQQQQPQTQYMAGPFQAYMGPQGPYPGPHPTLVRLDELQREVVALGQQVFSFSGLQSDREYKRLERELARLQLEVDQVETEGRMELQQARKRAAGEVEGLLRYLEGNATHPSRIAIEELSQETQRLLLAGVVAPFRQGQAQDAAETGEDLVEAVQDVAMRLAQIKTGGSVPLRKARYRALTRVCAVQDVLEGRVRTHTLALPLSEETHEAVQRINHVMVQVSGARCQLVALLMGLSGRDSCAHLARVLTELLVELDALDVSSNTAVRNYRKQVVEEINGLLKHLDLEGEGDDTCRYDLTQNDSIREIEAIRGRVSVLRGEVMRQGIAGQGLELQSLLTHLDQVDTGRNPCIREARRRAVLEIQAVITYLDLREALGRRNPGPDESPPHTAVWRVLASLSELHFQVLGFDGKRADKSYMVLEELLTKQLLALDAVDPQGDQETKTARKQAVKYAQNILSYLDMKTDEWEY, from the exons ATGGACCATGGCAGCCAACAGCAACAGCAACCACAGACCCAGTACATGGCTGGGCCGTTCCAGGCATACATGGGCCCTCAGGGTCCATACCCTGGGCCCCACCCCACCCTGGTGCGCCTGGATGAGCTGCAAAGGGAAGTGGTGGCATTAGGACAGCAAGTGTTTTCCTTCAGCGGCCTGCAGAGTGACAGAGAGTACAAACGACTCGAGCGGGAGCTGGCACGACTCCAGCTGGAGGTGGATCAG GTGGAGACGGAGGGACGGATGGAGCTGCAGCAGGCTCGGAAGAGGGCAGCCGGGGAGGTGGAGGGGTTGTTGCGCTACCTGGAGGGTAATGCTACTCACCCATCTCGAATAGCTATAGAGGAGCTGAGCCAGGAGACACAGAGGCTCCTTCTAGCAGGGGTGGTGGCTCCATTTCGGCAAGGACAGGCTCAGGATGCAGCTGAGACTGGTGAGGACCTTGTGGAGGCTGTGCAGGATGTGGCAATGCGCCTGGCCCAGATCAAGACAGGAGGAAGTGTGCCGCTCAGGAAGGCCCGTTATCGCGCTCTTACCCGCGTCTGTGCTGTACAGGATGTGCTGGAGGGCCGCGTTCGCACGCACACACTTGCACTGCCTCTGTCTGAGGAGACCCATGAGGCCGTGCAGCGCATCAATCATGTGATGGTGCAG GTGAGTGGTGCCCGCTGCCAGCTGGTTGCACTGCTGATGGGGTTGAGTGGCCGGGATAGCTGTGCCCACCTAGCACGTGTCCTCACTGAGCTGTTAGTGGAGCTGGATGCACTGGACGTGTCCAGTAACACAGCCGTCAGGAACTACAGGAAGCAGGTGGTGGAAGAGATCAACGGTCTCCTTAAACACCTCGACCTGGAGGGGGAGGGAGATGACACTTGCAG GTATGACTTGACGCAAAATGACTCCATCCGTGAAATTGAGGCCATCCGAGGACGTGTGTCTGTGCTGCGGGGAGAGGTAATGAGACAGGGTATAGCAGGCCAGGGGTTGGAGCTTCAGAGTCTTCTAACTCATCTGGACCAAGTGGACACCGGACGGAACCCGTGCATTCGAGAGGCACGGCGAAGGGCTGTGCTGGAGATCCAGGCAGTCATCACCTATCTTGACCTCCGAGAAGCCCTCGGCCGCCGTAACCCAGGACCAGATGAATCCCCACCTCACACGGCTGTGTGGCGTGTCCTTGCCAGCCTCTCTGAGCTGCATTTCCAAGTGCTCGGCTTTGATGGAAAGAGAGCTGACAAGAGCTACATGGTGCTTGAGGAGTTGCTGACCAAGCAGCTTCTGGCTCTGGATGCCGTGGACCCTCAGGGGgaccaggaaacaaaaacagcacGTAAACAAGCGGTAAAATATGCCCAGAACATCCTCAGCTACCTGGACATGAAGACAGATGAGTGGGAATACTGA